A genomic window from Phoenix dactylifera cultivar Barhee BC4 chromosome 7, palm_55x_up_171113_PBpolish2nd_filt_p, whole genome shotgun sequence includes:
- the LOC103710450 gene encoding enhancer of rudimentary homolog — MANRHTIILMQTSQNRATRTFMDYNSISQAMDGICGLYERKLKDLNPTNGNITYDIADLYNFIDGLTDLSALVYDHSIQAFLPYDRQWIKQRIFQHLKKLASR, encoded by the exons ATG GCTAACAGGCACACCATTATTCTAATGCAGACATCTCAAAACAGGGCAACTAGAACGTTTATGGATTATAATTCAATTAGTCAAGCTATGGATG GAATCTGTGGTTTGTATGAGAGGAAACTCAAGGATCTTAATCCCACAAATGGAAATATCACATATGACATCGCTGATCTTTACAACTTCATAGATGGCCTGACCGATCTTAGTGCATTGGT GTATGATCACTCAATTCAAGCTTTTCTGCCATATGACCGGCAGTGGATAAAACAAAGGATATTTCAACACCTGAAGAAATTGGCCTCCCGTTAA
- the LOC103710481 gene encoding putative leucine-rich repeat receptor-like serine/threonine-protein kinase At2g24130 produces the protein MAKVITKPSLVTSPQKSIAFTGLKHAIFLLLLLLFQHVVSVDDHPLSDPRDRAITLQEKATLLSFKNSITSQPQAALANWNESTDVCDFEGVVCDRWRLHVVHLLLGSRLASGLLSPVLANLTSLRKLDLSNNSLTGHIPHEFSNLRHLMYLNLSKNYLDGQIPQSLASLTRLQSLDLFDNNLQGHILVEFCNLRHLTYLDLSENHLDGRIPQCLASLTGLQHLDLANNSLQGHIPVEFSNLRDLMYLNLSESNLHGQIPQSLANLTELQSLDLFDNNLQGYIPVEFCNLRHLIYLDLSENHLDGRIPQCLASLTGLQHLDLADNSLQGHIPMEFSNLRDLMYLDLSESNLDGQIPQSLANLTELQRLDLSDNNLHGHIPVEFSNLQHLQFLELSGNLLDGPIPQSLATITNLVYIDLGNNSLTGQIPASIFRNCSKLRAVDFSANDLSGEIPSDARIYLPNLHILNLYQDNLTGKLPSWLSNSSLLRQLDVGYNFLSGELPVDIVSNKTDLLYLDMSYNNFSSHHNNTDLRPFFLAISNCSKLLELEMEGLGLGGPLPQIAGSVAKTLSIILLGDNMISGPIPPSIGSLFNITLLNLSNNLLRGTIPTQIGQLLKLERLILSHNLLTGAVPAEIGNISKMGLLDLSNNRLSGEIPRSLGNLNLISEIHLQKNQLYGEIPVSLGRCMRLDKLDLSYNRLTGRIPLEMSSIAKISFNLSHNQLQGPLPIELSKMDHVQEIDLSSNNLTGVVISQLSACAELERINLSHNSLQGQLPKSFGDLRNLEALDVSFNYLAGDIPSSLNNCTSLTQLNLSYNDFNGPIPMGGVFSSFTNLSYLGNPQLCGPVVGRARFKRRRWLHLHKFLILICVGASVLAFLLAVCCVIIGIRKTQGRIFRGRGDACGGSSLVLRSSFPRITYRDLVKATGEFDQDSLIGSGSYGRVYKGVLRDGTIVAVKVLHLQAGNAAKIFNRECQVLKRIRHRNLMRIITACSRPDFKALVLPFMANGSLDSFLHSGSSELSLTQRVNICSDIAEAVAYLHHHSPVKVIHCDLKPSNVLLNDDMTALVADFGIASLVMNGGAGSTTDMGSSTANMLRGSVGYIAPEYGFGSGASTRGDVYSFGVLVLEVVTRKRPTDEMFEGGLSLPKWVKGHYNGRVERVIDASLVTAAKNQTCEARRMWEVAIGELVDLGLLCTQESPSTRPTMLDAADDLGRLKRHLSGDTSASVPSSLGMSSSTTGEDPGASISNLD, from the exons ATGGCCAAGGTGATAACCAAGCCTAGTTTAGTAACTTCTCCGCAAAAGTCGATAGCTTTCACGGGATTGAAGCATGCCATCTtcctgctcctcctcctcctcttccagcACGTCGTCTCCGTAGATGATCACCCACTCTCGGATCCCCGAGACCGAGCAATCACTCTCCAAGAGAAGGCCACCCTCTTGTCCTTCAAGAACAGCATAACGTCTCAACCTCAAGCTGCTCTCGCAAATTGGAACGAGTCCACCGATGTTTGCGACTTCGAAGGTGTCGTCTGCGATCGATGGCGACTCCATGTTGTGCATCTCCTGCTCGGGAGCAGGCTTGCCTCCGGCCTCCTGTCCCCTGTCCTTGCCAACCTCACCAGCCTTCGCAAGCTAGACCTGTCCAATAATAGTCTCACGGGGCACATTCCACATGAATTCTCAAACCTACGGCACCTCATGTACCTGAACCTCTCAAAAAACTATCTCGATGGCCAGATTCCGCAATCTCTCGCCAGCCTCACCAGACTTCAAAGTCTGGATCTGTTCGACAACAATCTCCAGGGGCATATTCTGGTCGAATTCTGCAACCTACGGCACCTCACGTACCTGGACCTCTCGGAAAACCATCTCGATGGCCGGATTCCGCAATGTCTCGCCAGCCTCACCGGACTTCAACATCTAGACCTGGCCAACAACAGTCTCCAGGGGCACATTCCGGTCGAATTTTCCAACCTACGGGACCTCATGTATCTGAACCTCTCGGAAAGCAATCTCCATGGCCAGATTCCGCAATCTCTCGCCAACCTCACCGAACTTCAAAGTCTGGACCTGTTCGACAATAATCTCCAAGGGTACATTCCGGTCGAATTCTGCAACCTACGGCACCTCATATACCTGGACCTCTCGGAAAACCATCTCGATGGCCGGATTCCGCAATGTCTCGCCAGCCTCACTGGACTTCAACATCTAGACCTGGCCGACAACAGTCTCCAGGGGCACATTCCGATGGAATTTTCCAACCTACGGGACCTCATGTATCTGGACCTCTCGGAAAGCAATCTCGATGGCCAGATTCCGCAATCTCTCGCCAACCTCACCGAACTTCAACGTCTGGACCTATCCGACAACAATCTCCATGGGCACATTCCGGTCGAATTCTCCAACCTGCAGCACCTCCAGTTCCTAGAACTGTCGGGAAACCTTCTCGATGGTCCAATTCCACAATCTCTTGCCACCATCACCAACCTTGTCTATATCGACCTCGGCAACAACAGTCTAACAGGTCAGATTCCCGCCTCTATCTTTCGCAACTGCAGTAAATTACGTGCCGTGGACTTCTCGGCCAATGATCTATCCGGCGAGATCCCATCGGATGCCCGAATTTATCTGCCAAACTTGCACATCCTCAACCTTTACCAGGATAATTTGACTGGAAAATTACCATCATGGCTCTCAAATTCATCATTGCTACGTCAACTGGATGTGGGATATAACTTCCTCTCAGGCGAACTGCCGGTGGACATCGTCTCGAACAAGACAGACCTTCTATATCTTGATATGTCTTACAACAATTTTTCAAGCCATCATAACAACACCGACTTGAGACCATTTTTCTTAGCTATTTCCAACTGCTCAAAACTGCTGGAACTTGAAATGGAAGGACTAGGACTTGGTGGACCATTGCCTCAAATTGCAGGCAGTGTCGCCAAAACCTTGTCCATAATTCTGCTGGGCGACAACATGATCTCTGGACCCATTCCTCCTAGCATTGGCTCTCTCTTCAATATCACGCTATTGAATCTGTCGAATAACCTTCTACGTGGAACTATTCCCACTCAGATCGGCCAGCTTCTGAAGTTAGAGCGGCTAATCTTGTCCCATAACTTATTGACTGGTGCGGTTCCTGCGGAGATTGGAAACATCAGCAAAATGGGTCTGCTTGATCTATCCAACAATAGATTATCTGGTGAAATCCCAAGGAGTCTCGGAAATCTAAATCTTATCAGCGAGATTCATCTTCAGAAGAATCAGCTTTATGGAGAAATACCTGTCAGTCTTGGAAGGTGCATGAGATTAGATAAGCTAGACCTGTCATACAATAGATTAACAGGAAGGATACCCCTAGAAATGTCAAGCATTGCAAAGATTTCCTTTAACCTTTCACACAACCAGCTTCAAGGTCCTTTGCCGATAGAGCTTAGCAAGATGGATCACGTCCAAGAGATCGATCTGTCATCGAATAACCTCACCGGAGTAGTGATCTCTCAGCTGTCAGCATGCGCTGAACTGGAGCGCATCAACCTCTCACACAATTCTCTTCAAGGACAGCTTCCCAAATCATTTGGAGATCTCCGAAACCTCGAGGCTCTTGACGTTTCCTTCAATTACTTGGCTGGGGACATTCCGTCGAGCCTTAACAATTGCACCAGTCTCACCCAATTGAATCTTTCATACAACGACTTCAATGGACCAATACCCATGGGTGGAGTCTTCTCGTCGTTCACCAATCTATCCTATCTTGGAAATCCACAGTTATGTGGCCCAGTCGTCGGACGGGCTCGTTTCAAACGACGAAGATGGCTGCATTTGCATAAATTCTTGATCCTCATTTgtgttggtgcttcagttttAGCATTCTTACTGGCAGTATGCTGTGTGATTATTGGAATCAGAAAGACCCAAGGGAGGATTTTCAGGGGGAGAGGCGACGCTTGTGGAGGCTCCTCGCTGGTCCTAAGATCAAGTTTCCCACGAATCACCTACCGAGACCTCGTCAAGGCAACTGGAGAATTTGATCAGGATAGCTTAATTGGTTCTGGTAGCTATGGACGGGTCTACAAAGGAGTCTTAAGAGATGGGACCATTGTTGCAGTGAAAGTGTTGCACCTCCAAGCTGGCAATGCAGCCAAGATCTTCAACAGAGAATGCCAGGTTCTGAAGAGAATTAGACATCGGAACCTTATGAGAATCATCACAGCATGCAGCCGACCGGATTTCAAGGCTTTGGTCCTTCCTTTCATGGCAAACGGTAGCCTCGACAGCTTTCTGCATTCAGGATCTTCCGAACTAAGCTTGACCCAGAGGGTGAATATTTGCAGTGATATAGCTGAAGCAGTAGCCTACTTGCATCACCACTCCCCTGTGAAGGTTATACACTGCGATTTGAAGCCCAGCAATGTGCTTCTCAATGATGATATGACTGCTTTGGTCGCTGATTTTGGGATTGCAAGTCTGGTGATGAATGGTGGAGCGGGGAGCACAACCGACATGGGGAGTTCGACTGCGAATATGCTCAGGGGTTCTGTTGGATACATAGCACCAG AGTATGGATTTggctcaggtgcatcaaccaggGGAGATGTTTACAGCTTCGGTGTTCTAGTCCTTGAAGTGGTCACAAGGAAGAGACCCACAGACGAAATGTTCGAAGGCGGTTTAAGCTTGCCCAAGTGGGTGAAGGGCCACTACAATGGAAGGGTGGAGAGGGTCATCGATGCCTCCTTGGTGACTGCTGCGAAGAACCAGACGTGTGAAGCGAGAAGAATGTGGGAGGTGGCAATTGGAGAGTTGGTAGATTTGGGTCTGCTCTGCACCCAGGAGAGCCCGTCGACGAGGCCGACGATGCTGGATGCTGCTGATGACTTGGGTCGCTTGAAGAGGCATCTTTCGGGCGACACATCCGCCAGTGTTCCCTCCTCTTTGGGAATGTCGTCTTCCACCACTGGAGAGGATCCAGGAGCAAGCATATCAAATCTTGATTGA